The genomic stretch GGAGGAGGCGCTAACCTGTAACGTTTCATTGCACACCACAAGTAGTGAGAGTAAAAGTGTCACAGACCCCTTGAGTAAGTATTGATGTTTGTCTGTGACTGACAGGTTTGTTAGCAGCCTGAGAGCACCAAGCTGGAGGTCAGAGTTCACCAGAGACATCTCAATCAATTCCAGCACTTGTGGCACATAAACCTACAAAGACACAGTGGGGTTTGTCATGTTCAGTGACAGCCAAAAACCTCGTGCAGTCAGAAGATATGGTTGTGTACCTTCAGTTGTTCCTGGTTTTGGATGTTCATGCACAGATTATTTAACGCATTCAGGGCATGTACTTTAACTTCAGATGCAGGGTCCGAGAGGAAGCCACCTATCACTGGAATCCCTTCAAACTCTCGTATAATGTTCTACAGGGGATAGAGGGTAAACATGTTACTGTATGTTTGCAGAATCAGAAAAATTTCTAACCTTACGATTTTTGAGGCGCAGTACCTGATTCACAGTAAAGGCAGCAGCATTTCCTAAAGTGAGTAAGAGGTGACACCTGTCTGATGGACTTGTACTGGTTTGTAGGCATGTCAGTAGCATTTTCAGGTGCTCTGGCTGCAGGTTACCAGAGGGCTGATGGATGACGTCACCTGTGCAAACCAATGTTTGGTTTAGAAGTATTTCAATGTAAGACCGCTTCCACAAGACTATTATGATCAGTTTTACATTGAGATGTGTTGCAGTGCGAGTCTCCACATTGTTGGTGTTTCTATGGCAACCGTTTCAATTCTAAAACACACTTGCCCGAAGAAGCATCCGCTCTTTCACTTCTTGGACAGACGACATCCAGTCCAGACACTTTGGCCAAAAGGCTGCCCGGTCGAGGCCTGTCTTCACTGGGCTGACTGCCCTTCAGAGCAGCACCTTCCCAGATAACACTTTTCTTGTATCTCTTGAAGGCTCCCCCACTTAGAAGTTTGTATATTCCATAAGAAGCTCCAGCTCCGGCAACTATTCCGATCAAAGCCTTCATGCTGCCAATTTTAGTCGTAATGCTACCGTCGCCCATCCTGATGCTGCTGTCTGTTTACTGTACTTTGCTAATCTCGGCTAGCAGGCGAGCTGAGCTTCATTCACCGGATGTGTCGGTTATTAATAGATGGATCTTTTAGCTAACCAGCATGGCTTGTTAACGTCATCACAatgcaaaatccacacaaaacaaacttgAAAAGAGCCTTCATGTTATAACAAGTTGTTGTCGCTTGTGTGCTGCACTGATTACCCACCGGGCAGCACAAATAGTTGGCCGACCAATTGTTAGTGTGACGACAATTACAGCTTTAATAACCTAATCTGTTTTATACAGTAACTTTGACACGATGGAGTTGCCGTATTtctaaactgtaaaaaaaaaatgtagtccaAAAAGTGTTTCCATCGGAGGGCTTTTTATGAGACACTTCATAGTATTTTgctcccataatgcattgcggtTCCCTGAGCTGCTGGAGAATGGCGACACGAATGAACAAATTAACGTCTTTTAATACATCAATAACGTTTCAAATTCGGAAACAAGTCTGTTCATTGGGGGTTAGCGTTGTTTCaatctaaatattaaaatattttctgTTAGTCGTGATTGTTGCTAATGCAAATATGGAAAATACAAATTAGATTTCGTTTTCAAGtaacatttaatattttatgaaCATGAATAACATGGAACAATGCGGCTAATTGAATAGTAGTTTGCATAGTGGtatattttattacaaatgACACCAATTTGGTCCCTTAAATGTTGCATCGtatttcacttatcacagcaCACGACACAGGAACCAAATGCCaaacctgtaaaaaaaaaaaaaaaaaagccacaaaatgtGATAAAAGGAGGTCATATATAATTGAGCAACACAATAATTGAGATTGCAGTCCAAAGCTGAGTAGTTAGGAAAGAACTTCACAACACTAGTCTCAGAGTAGTTTTTACTTTTCACAATAGACATTTGGtgatttttccaaatattcaaaactattttaaaaggTTAACATTCCATCGATCTATCGAAAAGATATTACACAAGCAACAATTGATTACGTAAACGCAACCGGAGTTTTTGCAGCAGTTTACATTAGCTACCGTGACCTGTGTTCGCGACATGTCATATAACAAAGCTAATAATCCGCATTCAGACGGCATCTTTGTTGTTCATTGTGCACAAAAGATGAATTATACATACACAGTTGACGAAAGCTGTAgggcaaattcaaaaaacagctgtcttgAGATTTTACATTCTTGCGCAAATAATTGTTTCAAAGAGTAAAGATGACGCACACATATGAGCGGTAAAATCCGACAAGCCGAACAGAacattgaaaatatatattttcctgTAGTtgttgctaacgttagcttaaGGTCGTCCTTACAAATGAATACAAGCATCAATATCGTCGCATTTCATGACGTCACAAGTTGAGGACAATTAGTCATGACGTACGAGTTACCGCAATTCATCGGTGAAGATTTAACTTAACTCAACCTAATACAACTACTTCAAAGACTGAAGATGACGCACCAAACGACAGGTGAAAAATACGAGAAGCGCAACAAGACCTGAAAAAAATCCTGTTATTTTAAGCTAATGTTATTTTAAGATTGCCTTTTTATATAATCATCATCCTTGCAAATGAATGCAAAACAAACGCAACTCGAAGTGAAGACTCTGACAGAGTATGAGCTTCAGCAGTTATATAAGGTGAACAACTGAGTGGGGAAAGGTTATAATTAGTTTACATGCTTAGTCATTCAGTTGACTGTTTTGACGTTCCTTGACAACAGGCCTTGTTGATTGCTTCATGCCGGTTAGATCCCAGAGACCCTATACAGTTCCTGAAAAACACTCTGGTCACCTTCCAGGGACATGACAACCTGCAGAATGTGGACTGGTAAGTGCCACTGAGATTTTACTCCGAACCATCACTTGGTGGCCCACTTTCACTCGTTCTGCTTGGAGAATTCAACAACTCACTGgccacttgattaggtacatctgcacagTAGGTGTTGAAACAATATTCTTGTTATAGAGTGCAGTGGTGTGGAGCTGCATCAAAGATTGAAGCCTTTGTAACATTTTAGTTACCAGATATAGTAAAATGagggacaaaatattagaaacagctctctaTACAATGCAGTTCAATTGTTAATGGCAAAATGTATGAAGTATGTAACAGTCAAATGAAGACATTGTCCCATCATTGAATATTGGTCAATAGAACTACTGTacaaattgattcagttaggcACATTTAATAGCTAGAAAtgctctacacacacacacacacacacacacacacacacacacacagtatatacaaatacatattaAAATCTTAATTAGGTCAATCATGAAACAGAAGTTTTCTCCATTAAAGTCAGCTTTATTCTTGTGTTTTGAGGGACAAGTTTCTCAGTGATGACGAGAACCAGTCTGCGTTGGCCGGTCTGCAATTGGACGACACAGATTATATGGACTCCAAAGACCTCATGGTGACTTCCACCTACCCCAAGTCTTCAATGCAGTATTTCTCAAATCAACAGGATtactttttcccccctttatTAGGCTTTGTTTTATAGCTACGAGAAGGCGTACTCCTGTTACAGGAGGAAATTAACAAGCGCTGCTTTCAGGTAAGGCTGCAGCATACTGTGGTCTTTATCAATATTTACACAGCAGTTTTGAAttagcctctttttttttttttttacataggagtgtaaaagacAGCAGCCAGTTTTCCTcccaacaaaaatattttccacTATTTTTATAGTAATCTTACCCAGAGCCGGGGAAGAGCAGGGGACCATCAAAGCATAAACCtagagaaacaaaataaatcacaatTCATCACAATTTGTGTGAATAATATTTGTCAGAAAGTGTAGTTAAACAGTCTACATTAactaaattgtcattttttttaatgtaacattTGTTGAGGCATAATTGTATCCCGTGCAAGGCTTTATATACATTTGAAACAAAAGTATAGTCATTATTATAGTAGGTGTCAAGATGTCaagtaacaaaaatacatatacacatacatacatatatatacatacatatatatatatatatatatacacacatacatatatatatatatatatatatatatatacacacatatacatatatatatatatacacacatatacacatatatatatatatacacatatatatatatatacatatatatatacacatatatatacacatatatatatacacatatatatacacacatatacacatatatatacacacatatacacatatatacatatacatacacatatatatatacatatacatatatatatatacacatatatatatacatatacatatatatatacatatacatatatatacatatatatatatacatatatatatatacatatacatatatatatacatatatacacatatatacacatatatatatacatatatacacatatatacacatatatatatacacatatatatatatatatatatacacatatatatatacacatatatatatacacatatatatatacacatatatatatatacacatatatatacacatatatatatacacatatatatatatatatatatatatatatatatatatatatatatatatatatattcacatacacacacacacacacacatattttttttaaacgcaaaCATTATATTTTCAAATAATTCCACCACAATGTCGAgccatgtaattaaaaaaaaaaaaatatatatatatatatatatatatatatatatatacactgctccaaaaaacaaaatgatgccacataatttgatagaaatgaaaatgatcactctgtagaggggggaaatcaaagaccccccaaaaatgaaagtgaaaaaatgatgcagcagactggtccattttgctaaaatgtcattgtagcaactcaaaatgattctcagtagtttgtgtggcccccacgtgcttgtacgcatgcctgacaacgtcggggcatgctcctaatgagactacggatggtgtcctgggggatctcctcctagatctggaccagggcatcactgcggtacctggacgcatggaggagattccagaagacaggtagttactccaggagagctggacagggccgtagaaggtccttcaaccctcagcaggatcggtatctgctcctttgtgcaaggaggaccaggatgagcactgccagagccctacaaaatgacctccagcaggccactggtgtgaatatttctgaccaaacaatcagaaacaggctccatgagggtggcctgagggcccgacatcctgtagtgggccccgTGGTCtttgcccagcaccgtagagctcgattggcatttgccgtagaccaccagaattggcaactacaccactggtgccctgtgctcttcactgatgagagcaagttcaacctgagcacatgcgacagacgcgaaagggtctggagatgtcgtggagaacgttatgctgcctgcaacatcattcagcatgaccggtttggtggtgggtcagtgatggtctggggaggcatatcccgggaaggacgcacagacctctacaggttagataacggcaccctgactgctattaggtatcgggatgaaatccttggacccattgtcagaacctacgctggtgcagtgggacctgggttcctcctggtccacgacaatgcccgacctcatgtggctagtgtatgcaggtagttcctggaggatgaaggaattgataccattgactggcccccacgttcacctgacctaaacccaatagaacacctctgggacattatgtttaggtgcatccggcgcctccaggttgttcctcagactgtccaggagctcattgatgccctggtccagatctgggaagagatcccccaggacaccatccgtagtctcattaggaacatgccccgacgttgtcaggcatgcgtacaagcacgtgggggccacacaaactactgagaatcattttgagttgctacaatgacattttagcaaaatggaccagtgtgctgcatcattttttcactttcatttttggggcgtctttgatttccccctctatagggtgaccattttcatttctatcaaattatgtggcatcattttgttactaatacatcacccacttattatcaggaaagataatcaagatcatttttcccccagtttagatctgatgtgttttcgaagtgttcctttaatttttttgagcagtgtgtgtgtgtgtggaaacacaCATATTATATCTCAATAATGAGCCATGGAgtaagatatatatttttaaatacatgaaaatatattttgtctATATTATAATAGAAAATTATGATTTTAGCAAGTAAAACCATATTTACTTGGGTTGTGCCTTACATCAGGGGTGAGCAACCTATGGTCCATATGCAGCTCGTGAGAGCATGTGTTGCAGCCCGCCATGTaataggaaaaacaaaaaacctcaGTAAATTAGAAAAGCTCCAAAAATATTTACCCCACACGCGCTCATAATGGTTTCCTCCTACTTTGTCATAAATGTGCCCGTAAATAGAACATTCCAACTATAAAACATGCACCCAAGCCAAACATGAACATTTATGTCAACAATTGCATACCTTACGTAAGAAGCTCACTTTTGGTGTGGTGTGTGTAGTGGATTTTGGATTGAGATACTTTACTCCTTACGTAGCTGCTTCTGGACTGGACAACATATTTCTTCCCAAATGCTAAGGCCTTCTTTGGGTCTCTGTAAACAGGAAGTCTTTTTTGGAACCATGCGGTTGGCATTGGTTGAATAGGCAGTCGGTAGATCCTGTTAGGATGTTTCAGTTTATGTCgttgggttggttgagctccATCTCTGGTAGAGCCTCGTCTTTGCAGTGCAGCATACAACCCAGAGGGTTTACGGACACTGTACGCAGGGATGGTCTTGTGCTCGTCAAAATTCCTGGACAATTTTTTTGATCCAACAGTTGGAGAAGTTCCATAGCCATTACTGACCTGCTGGACTGAATAAAACCCCTGAGAGATAGTATTTGGAATGTTATTTTgcagattttgtgttttttgattAGAGGTATACAAAACATGCTTGTCGGGATCTGGTTTCCGCACATCAAGAAGCGGTGGATAATCTCTGACAAGACCTTCATGTTTGCTTGAACCATAAATAGAAGGTTTTAACACATGATGAGTCTTCTCACTTTTAAGCCGTCCATTCTGAGGGTCCTCTGCATGGACCATCCCTCTGTGTCTCTGTGCTGAGAAACCAACAGGTCTGCGTACCCCAGGGCTGACTTCTATGCCCCCATATTCTTTCACTTTGGCAGTCACTGGCGCCGCTGCTGTCATCCTATGCTTGGACTCTCCATCCGGCATGTAGACCCATGATGCTATAGGACCTCTTGGGGGTTTGACCTTAAGACTTTTGCTGTAAGATGTGTTTTGTCGAGATGGATTGTTATGAAACTTGATAGAACTTGCATTGGCTGCTTTACTTGATGCAGGGCTGACTCGCTTGACAAGAGGGTATGTTGCAGTGCTGCTTAATGAGGGGTTTTTTGGAAGTTGGCGGTTTTTCGACCAAAAAGGATGAGGTTTTTGCCCAGGGTAACGTCTCCCATGGTCCCTATTTTTGTGCATCCTGGGAGAGATTCCGCCTCTGTAGACAGCAGGATCAGGCATTTGACTTGGCAAATTAAAGCCGCCACCCTTTTGGCTCTGTCCATTCAACGGTCCACTCCAGACGTCAttgttctcctcctccttttcctccccctcctcctcatcatcgaCAGACTCTTCTTTAGAATGTTCTGAAGAGACACCAGAAGCAAGTTCATTTAGAATAAGTCCCCTCGCTGTCTGGAAATGCTCCAAGTTTTCTCCAGGAGTCAAGAAGGAGCTCTTCATTGTTTCTATAAGTCGCTTGAAATGGCTTATATCCGGAAAACTGATGCCCTCCACTGATGTGTCCTTGGTGTTCTCCTTCACTAGAAGGTCTAATGGATGTTGAAAGACAGAATCTCCATGCTGGTTCTCCTCCTGTTCATTGCTGACTGGTTCAGTCTGGTGCCACTTATCTTGTATTCCATGTCTTGCAGCATCAATGTCTTGGTTTGTGTCCAAAGGTGCTCCAGAATCAAACTGGCTGAAGGTTTGTGGATCAAGTCGCTTCACATCACTAGTACTTGAATCATCATCCTTGAGGGAATTGCTATGTGCTTCACTGTAACCTAACAACACACATATTTAGTTCCAATAGAGCaacacaaaagtgaaacacaAGAGAGTTCTTACCGCTTTGAGGAGAAAAACAAAGGCAGGTCGACACAATAAAGCAAAGAACCCTGAAAGTCAAAGCAGTTAGCCAGACTTTTCAGCGTTAATTGTTAAGCAAAGCTAAAGCGTGCATTTATTTACCCAAACAGAACAGCCATGACAAGAAGCCTCCTGCAGCAGCAAAGTGTTTAAAACCTGCAGCTCTTTTGCATGATCTTCTTCCTTTACTCcctcaaaacaaacacaagcaaaaaaaaaaaaaaaagaagaggaaacaAATTCCCACTGAGCTTCTTCCAGTGTCTGCAATTAGTTGATTGTAGGCAGCTGGTGCTGTGTGAAAGTCAAGCCTCATTAGCTGGCCAAAGAGAAGATGGAGTGACTCAAAGAAAGAGCTGCATAGGACATTGTCATGGCTTCAGTGTCACCCATGGCACAAAACTGCTGAACATAGTGCTGGAAAGTGTCCATCCTGTCTGCAGTCAAAATGTTGCTTTTGAGTGGtctaaaatgcagttttgcttGTGGAAAAATATAATGTTTCATGTGATATATTTATTAGATTTGATGTTGTATACATAAGTGCTGTGCAAAGCACAGGTTTTATTAATAGTcttgcatatttttgtattttcttatgTATATTTATCGTTTTATACGTATTTTatacttatttttgtatttaatttttaaaataaatgataataatcacaataattgTATTTGCAGTTTATGAAGATAAATGGTTAGAATcacataaatgacaaaaaaatcccaaattttatatatttaaataaaaaaaaatacaaaattattatattattgtttttttaattataagataaaaaacaaaaataattgtaCTCTTAATAATTACgatgaatgtattatttaacaattttgtaaatatatatatacatacctatttatttatagaaataaattaaactgtacaattataataattataatcatatttattaaaatgtacgTGCAATTAttgaatttatatatatatataaatagatatttatttatgtaaatacattcaataattgtactatattataataattataatcatatttattaaaatgtatgtgCGATTATTTAATTTCTAACTTATTAAGATCAATATTTCTAATCAGATTCATagttgaaaataataaaaataaaattgtaaattaagaaatatttttattaaaaaaagaatgatacatttataaaataaatacaaatacaataaatctTATAACAACtatgttgaaaaataataatttatgaatCATGAactaattttttgttttatatgttttctttctttattatCCACTGTAAACTATGTCGTGGAAATTAAACGGGCGATCATATTTTTAGAGTCGATCTCATGATGTTAGCAATAAATGCCTAGTTAAAATATTCATGCGTACACCAAGTGAGAAGGTCTCGGCTGTAATTCAAAGCAGAAAGTTGATCCACCCGAAAGAAAGTTCCCTGTTTTGAATgaattattgatgtgctgtgttTGTTGGCGTGGGTTGTGGGGGCGCACAGGAGCTGGAAGAGTTTCACCATGATCAGCATGACAGACGCGTCAGAGTTGGCTCACAAGATGGACGCTGCAGCGAAGCACTACGACAGGTCAAAGCAGGTGGCGGCTTTCATCGCGTGGATGCACTGGGTCAAACTCAAGGAGGAGTCGCGGGCTGGTAAGACACTGGATTTCTCACagtgaagaaaaacatgaagtgtgtCCAAAACTGACTTTGCTGACAACCTTCCCTATTTTGTGACTCATTCTGTCCTCTACACATCAAAGTTTCTCTTTATTCCAACTCTTCACTCTCTTGATGTCTTCAAACAGCTGCAGTCAAAAAGCTGGCACATGTTTTTGAAGCATGCATCCTGAAACGCATCATGGCCGCGTGGAGAAGTATTGTAAGGGACTCAAGGAGGACCAAAGATTACTTTAGGGTATGAATGCATGTGGAAAATGAGCTGAATTACGAAAGTGTGTGTAGAGTGTATcagctaaatatgtgtgtgtgctgtgtttttACAGAAGCTGCAGACGGATTCAGAGCTGGGGCGCCATCAAAGCCACATTGGAGAAGGATGCGATTGGCTCTCTGCACTGCCCACAAATATCTCGCTCAAGGTTGATGCTCTCACAGCAAACTACATTTAGGCACCTTTCCAGGccggcaacacacacacacacagacacgagagcaggggtgtccgaatTTGTGCCCTGAAGGACCCTGAGGCCACTTTATATGATATTTCTCACCTTTTGTTTACTTTAATTACATGCTAAAAATCCAAATGCCAATGTAGGTGAAAATATGCTATGCGGTTAAAGAAAAAGCCTACATCTCAGTTTCgtgttgtaggtgacaaagcatacgGTTTGTAATTGTACTGATGTGAGGCCATGTAAGTGAGGCCGACCAATAATGGCCGCCAGGCCAAACTTTGTAAACCATTGGCCTTGACAATTCATTTAAGTTGGGGCAAAGTGGTGCACTGACCAACCACATCCAGCAACAGTGCTGTCATCGAACAGAATagtctgtttttttcaattttgcccatcatccacaatctttatgtgagacatgaacccacgtctttctcctttctgtgcGTTCAAAGATATAGAAGCAGATAAGAAGAGACAgatcattactgcacgtaatgggacacactgcCTACAAAGCCCGATattaaaacatctccaaaaacctccaaggtTTTATATCCAAGCTGTGACcttgtagtaacaggtacattcaagataacatgtaatacttacagtattttgccgtattttggtccttttaagcattactggaacgtCCTTcgtgggcgcattgatttcacatagcaacatagaaacaaacaccTACAcacgttaacttttccaaactcaaatataaaaacacaacagcagctccaatatgtagctttaccCTTCGGTAGtcgcctgaggcgttgtgagcatAATGTGATgtgctgcgggcgagtgtgtggtgaagctagtcgctagccgtctagtagctagctagctggtgtggtgtggcaaggtgttaATGTGCCAGTAAGGTAGTTTGATCGCCGTaacagtgttaataataataataacattgtcgctgtagcttggttaatatgcacatcacattatatgcaaatgaaGCATTGTTGGTACTttatggagtttttttcagaaggctttataggggGAATAAGTGTCTGTGcagtgcagtaatgagctgtctcttattatctgttttcatatctttagaacgcacgcacagaaaagagaaagacgtgttcatgtctcacataaggattgtggatgactggcaaaattttaaaaaagtgcagttttcctttaaagtgcaATGTTGCAATATGTAGAATTCTTCATTCTGGGGCGTGGTCACAGTTATTTAGTTGCGGTTTGTAaaccctaacacacacacacacacacacacacagacacagtgaGCTTACAAGTATCAGGGGCTTTTGGTTTATAGGTTTATTTATGagtgtgttatttttgtacttatttaGCTCAAACTGTAACAATGAAACccttgtttgttttggtttcacattttttggcaaAGGGGAGCGTGCGGTGATTTTGAGTTTTGTTTACTTCTTAGCAAGTCAGTTTTATTATGTTTGGTCATTGTTAAGTGTTGTATGTGTGGAAGGCAAACCCTGTCAGCTTTGTAAAGTAATGCCCATTTAGGTGTTTACAGTACCgtatgcaataataataatagtcatgaggtattcatttaacaaaatGTTTATTCATTGATTGTAATTTGCCATGTTGTAAACTGCACTGTATCACACTGAGAGCTACTTCTATTATTTTGCTTACCATCTTAGCATATATTCAATCTCTAggaataatatattatatgaaTACTTGGTTTTGTTCCCCCAGATCTTCCAGTATCTGGAAATAAGAGACCTGCTGAGCTGTGCTGAAGTGTGCTGCAGTTGGAAGACTCTTATCCACTCAAGCTCTCTTTGGAGTAAGGTCtgtttttgcacatttacaTGCAGAATCTCACAAAAGGAagtacagccctcacatttcagtgGCTATTTTATCTTCTCCAAGGACAATATTAAACAAGATATACAAGATATACGTTGTGTCTTTCctccagtcaagcatggtggtggtagggCCATTGcgtggggctgcacgagtgccaCCGGCACTAGGGAGTTGCGGTTCATTGATTCCAAGTTTAATTTTGATAGTATTGTCCCTGAAGAAGGTACACTGTCATacaatggttgctgaaatgtgagagatggactcacttttgtgacacacTGGATGATATGCTATACAATATTCCGAATGGGCTACTTTGTTAGGTCAATGTGTCAATGTTCAAAGACTGGATAACGGACAACACCATGAATGAGGTCATGCAGAATTTCCGCCCGTTTGTGATCCATCTGAACCTGCGCGGCTGCAACTCCTTAGAATGGTCCAGTTTGCAATATATCGGTAAGTATATTCCAAATCATTGATGGTTTACTCTCCAAGCGTAAGGGAGTGCACATCATGTA from Dunckerocampus dactyliophorus isolate RoL2022-P2 chromosome 5, RoL_Ddac_1.1, whole genome shotgun sequence encodes the following:
- the armc10 gene encoding armadillo repeat-containing protein 10, which gives rise to MGDGSITTKIGSMKALIGIVAGAGASYGIYKLLSGGAFKRYKKSVIWEGAALKGSQPSEDRPRPGSLLAKVSGLDVVCPRSERADASSGDVIHQPSGNLQPEHLKMLLTCLQTSTSPSDRCHLLLTLGNAAAFTVNQNIIREFEGIPVIGGFLSDPASEVKVHALNALNNLCMNIQNQEQLKVYVPQVLELIEMSLVNSDLQLGALRLLTNLSVTDKHQYLLKGSVTLLLSLLVVCNETLQVQTLKVLVNLSSNPDMMDDIVQAQAPASVMLLFDMQTASAVLLRLLTFAGNLKAWRPSAQVAEELRRKQDCLFRVMLDETSQLHGRLVQLLSHPNRDVQAQVARILT